A genomic segment from Actinoplanes sichuanensis encodes:
- the folP gene encoding dihydropteroate synthase produces the protein MAIVNRTPDSFHDRGRTFALEKATEAVTKAAADGADWIDIGGVPFAPGPEVTAAEELDRVLPVVEAARGLAGVSVDTFRPEVATAVIKAGAGIVNDTSGLRDPAMADAVAGTDAQLVICHSLAAPRTEYPSPRYGDVTDEVGAFLRAKVELALSRGVRPDQIIIDPGHDLNKNTFHSLELCRRLDEIAAIGYPMLAALSNKDFIGETLDRPQQERLAGTLATVVFCITRGARIMRVHDVKAATDAIRMTEAMLGWREPAYTRHNI, from the coding sequence ATGGCGATCGTGAACCGCACGCCCGACTCGTTCCACGACCGGGGCCGCACGTTCGCGCTGGAGAAGGCGACCGAGGCGGTGACGAAGGCGGCCGCCGACGGGGCCGACTGGATCGACATCGGCGGGGTGCCGTTCGCGCCGGGCCCGGAGGTCACCGCGGCCGAGGAACTCGACCGGGTGCTGCCCGTCGTGGAGGCCGCGCGCGGGCTGGCGGGGGTCTCGGTCGACACGTTCCGTCCCGAGGTCGCCACCGCGGTGATCAAGGCGGGCGCCGGGATCGTCAACGACACGTCCGGACTGCGTGACCCGGCGATGGCCGACGCGGTCGCCGGCACCGACGCGCAGCTGGTGATCTGTCACAGCCTGGCCGCGCCGCGCACCGAGTACCCGAGCCCGCGATACGGCGACGTCACCGACGAGGTGGGCGCGTTCCTGCGGGCGAAGGTGGAGCTGGCGCTGTCCCGCGGGGTCCGCCCGGACCAGATCATCATCGACCCGGGTCACGACCTCAACAAGAACACCTTCCACTCGCTGGAACTGTGCCGCCGGCTCGACGAGATCGCGGCGATCGGCTACCCGATGCTGGCGGCGCTGAGCAACAAGGACTTCATCGGCGAGACCCTGGACCGCCCCCAGCAGGAGCGGCTCGCCGGGACCCTGGCCACGGTGGTCTTCTGCATCACCCGGGGCGCCCGGATCATGCGCGTGCACGACGTGAAGGCCGCCACCGACGCGATCCGGATGACCGAGGCGATGCTGGGGTGGCGCGAGCCCGCCTACACCCGCCACAACATCTAG
- a CDS encoding glycosyltransferase family 2 protein has protein sequence MNSDRVTVVVATRDRRERLFETMPEHRAPVILVDNASTDGSPEAISAAFPSVEVVRLAENRGAAARNEGVRRAGTPYVAFADDDSYWAEGSLARAAALFDAHPRLGLLTARVLIGPDGRPDPISVAQAAAPLGVPPGAPGPSVLGFLACAVVVRHEAFLQAGGFEPRLFVYGEEALLAMDMTAAGWWLCYADDLVVRHFPLPAGRDDGARHRIESRNRLLTALLRRPPSVVARTAVATFRESPTAVWDAARALPWALHHRRTLPGPVEAALGRLGG, from the coding sequence GTGAACAGCGACCGGGTCACCGTGGTGGTGGCCACCCGCGACCGGCGGGAGCGGCTGTTCGAAACCATGCCGGAGCACCGTGCGCCGGTCATCCTGGTCGACAACGCGTCCACCGACGGCAGTCCGGAAGCGATCAGTGCGGCCTTTCCCTCGGTCGAGGTGGTCCGGCTCGCCGAGAACCGGGGCGCCGCCGCCCGCAACGAGGGGGTACGGCGGGCCGGCACCCCGTATGTCGCGTTCGCCGACGACGACTCCTACTGGGCCGAGGGCTCGTTGGCCCGGGCGGCCGCCCTCTTCGACGCCCATCCCCGGTTGGGTCTGCTCACCGCGCGGGTACTGATCGGCCCGGACGGACGTCCGGATCCGATCTCGGTGGCTCAGGCCGCCGCGCCCCTCGGTGTTCCGCCGGGCGCTCCCGGTCCGTCGGTGCTGGGTTTCCTCGCCTGCGCCGTCGTGGTCCGGCACGAGGCGTTCCTCCAGGCAGGTGGTTTCGAGCCGCGTCTTTTCGTGTACGGCGAGGAGGCGCTCCTGGCCATGGACATGACCGCCGCCGGTTGGTGGCTCTGCTATGCAGACGACCTGGTGGTACGGCACTTCCCGCTCCCGGCCGGGCGTGACGACGGCGCCCGGCACCGCATCGAGTCGCGTAACCGCCTGCTCACCGCCCTGCTCCGCCGGCCGCCCTCGGTGGTCGCCCGCACCGCGGTGGCCACGTTCCGGGAGTCACCGACCGCGGTGTGGGACGCGGCCCGGGCTCTGCCGTGGGCGTTGCACCACCGCCGCACCCTGCCCGGTCCGGTGGAGGCCGCCCTGGGCCGCCTGGGCGGCTGA
- a CDS encoding MFS transporter, with protein sequence MTTLAAKPTRTRPFGLVIAAVGIPAFMGALDNLVVSTALPVIRTELGASIADLQWFVNAYTLPFAAFLLTAAALGDRIGRRRMYLFGIAVFTAASAAAALATEPWQLTAARAVQGIGGAAIAPLSLTLLAAAVPDRLRNAAVGIWGGITGLGVALGPVIGGAVVDGLTWNWIFWVNVPIGVGALILAAIVLDESRGGARRLDPLGLLLSSSGMLLLIWGIVDGPDHGWTSGRVPVMLATGTALIIAFLVWQSRNPAPMLPLSLFRSRSFSLVNVVTLTFSAGAFGSVFLLAQFFQVVQGLTPLESGLRTLPWTAAPMVVAPLAGIFGARLGLRNLVVAGQVFLAAGILWIGLATSTSASYSDFVGAFLLAGVGMGLTFAPISTITLASVDEQQRGVASGANNTIREFGVASGVAVLSSIFSSHGGFASGQDFVDGVVPAVLTGAAVLAVGALVATRLPGKI encoded by the coding sequence GTGACCACCCTCGCCGCGAAACCCACGCGAACCCGCCCGTTCGGGCTGGTGATCGCCGCCGTCGGCATCCCGGCCTTCATGGGCGCGCTGGACAACCTGGTCGTCAGCACCGCGCTACCGGTCATCCGCACCGAGCTCGGGGCCTCGATCGCCGACCTGCAGTGGTTCGTCAACGCGTACACCCTGCCGTTCGCCGCCTTCCTTCTCACCGCGGCCGCGCTCGGTGACCGGATCGGCCGCCGCCGGATGTATCTGTTCGGCATCGCCGTCTTCACCGCGGCCTCGGCCGCGGCCGCCCTGGCCACCGAGCCCTGGCAGCTCACCGCCGCCCGCGCGGTGCAGGGCATCGGCGGCGCGGCCATCGCGCCGCTCTCGCTGACCCTGCTGGCGGCCGCGGTCCCGGATCGACTGCGCAACGCGGCGGTCGGCATCTGGGGCGGCATCACCGGCCTCGGTGTCGCGCTCGGCCCGGTGATCGGCGGCGCGGTCGTCGACGGCCTCACCTGGAACTGGATCTTCTGGGTCAACGTGCCGATCGGCGTCGGCGCGCTGATCCTGGCCGCGATCGTGCTGGACGAGTCCCGCGGTGGCGCGCGCCGCCTCGACCCGCTGGGCCTGCTGCTGTCGTCCAGCGGCATGCTGCTGCTGATCTGGGGCATCGTCGACGGCCCGGACCACGGCTGGACCTCCGGCCGGGTGCCGGTCATGCTCGCCACCGGCACCGCGCTGATCATCGCGTTCCTGGTCTGGCAGTCGCGCAACCCGGCGCCGATGCTGCCGCTGAGCCTGTTCCGGTCGCGGTCGTTCAGCCTGGTCAACGTGGTGACGCTGACGTTCTCGGCGGGCGCGTTCGGGTCGGTCTTCCTGCTCGCCCAGTTCTTCCAGGTCGTGCAGGGACTGACCCCGCTGGAGTCGGGGCTGCGGACCCTGCCGTGGACGGCTGCGCCGATGGTGGTCGCCCCGCTGGCCGGCATCTTCGGAGCCCGGCTCGGGCTGCGCAACCTGGTGGTGGCCGGGCAGGTGTTCCTGGCCGCCGGCATCCTGTGGATCGGGCTGGCCACCTCGACCAGTGCGAGCTACTCCGACTTCGTGGGCGCGTTCCTGCTGGCCGGTGTCGGCATGGGGTTGACCTTCGCACCGATCAGCACGATCACCCTGGCCAGCGTCGACGAGCAGCAGCGCGGGGTGGCGTCCGGGGCGAACAACACGATCCGCGAGTTCGGGGTGGCGTCCGGGGTGGCCGTGCTCTCCTCGATCTTCAGCAGCCACGGCGGGTTCGCGAGCGGTCAGGACTTCGTGGACGGCGTGGTGCCCGCGGTCCTGACCGGAGCCGCCGTCCTCGCGGTCGGCGCACTGGTGGCCACCAGGTTGCCCGGCAAGATTTGA
- a CDS encoding carbamoyltransferase family protein — protein sequence MRVLGINAIFHDPSAAVIVDGRVLAAAEEERFSRRKHGKRPVPFSAWELPELSAAWCLAEAGLRPGDLDAVAYSFDPALCRDTSELDLGDPWDHLRVDYARRAPQFLATALPGLDPGQVRFVPHHVAHAASAGLSVPEDSAVLVLDGRGESASHLAGAYRGGKLETFRCQELPHSLGLLYEDLTRHLGFLHSSDEYKVMALASYGQPRFLGELRELVRADGQGGFTVGRIDWAALAPGRAADGEMTEAHADLASSVQTRLEEVLLDLARWTYEASGGLSTLTMAGGTALNCVANARIAAEGPFDRVWVQPAAGDAGTALGAALALGAEHVPFTTAALGRGWSDDELEAELRRAAVPYTRPESIAAEAAAVLAGNGIVAWYQGRSEYGPRALGHRSLLAHPGDRDTQTRMNDVKGREQFRPIAPMVRAERFHDLFDGVYPSPYMLFVHRVKPEWRDRIPAVVHVDGTARVQTVHTDGEPLVAAMLAEFERLTGLPVVVNTSLNTAGRPMVDTPREALELFGSAPVDLLAIGPFVVHRGGTR from the coding sequence ATGCGTGTTCTCGGGATCAATGCGATCTTCCATGATCCATCGGCGGCGGTGATCGTCGACGGTCGTGTGCTCGCCGCCGCGGAGGAGGAACGGTTCAGCCGCCGCAAGCACGGCAAGCGCCCGGTTCCGTTCTCCGCCTGGGAGCTGCCGGAGCTGTCCGCCGCCTGGTGCCTGGCCGAGGCCGGGCTGCGGCCCGGTGACCTGGACGCGGTCGCCTACTCGTTCGACCCGGCGCTCTGCCGCGACACCTCCGAGCTGGACCTCGGCGACCCGTGGGACCACCTGCGCGTCGACTACGCCCGGCGGGCGCCGCAGTTCCTGGCCACCGCGCTACCCGGCCTCGACCCGGGCCAGGTGCGGTTCGTGCCGCATCACGTGGCGCACGCGGCGTCGGCCGGGCTCAGCGTGCCCGAGGACAGTGCGGTTCTGGTCCTGGACGGACGCGGTGAGTCGGCCAGCCACCTGGCCGGGGCCTACCGGGGCGGGAAGCTGGAGACGTTCCGCTGCCAGGAGCTGCCGCACTCGCTCGGCCTGCTCTACGAGGACCTGACCCGACACCTGGGATTCCTGCACTCCAGCGACGAATACAAGGTGATGGCCCTCGCCTCGTACGGGCAGCCCCGGTTCCTCGGCGAGTTGCGTGAGCTGGTGCGGGCCGACGGGCAGGGCGGTTTCACCGTCGGCCGGATCGACTGGGCCGCCCTCGCCCCCGGCCGCGCCGCCGACGGGGAGATGACCGAGGCCCACGCCGACCTGGCGTCCAGCGTGCAGACCCGGCTCGAGGAGGTGCTGCTCGACCTGGCCCGATGGACGTACGAGGCGTCGGGCGGACTGTCCACTCTGACCATGGCCGGCGGCACCGCCCTGAACTGTGTGGCGAACGCGCGGATCGCCGCCGAGGGCCCGTTCGACCGGGTGTGGGTGCAGCCCGCCGCCGGGGACGCCGGCACCGCCCTCGGCGCGGCGCTCGCGCTCGGTGCGGAGCACGTGCCGTTCACCACGGCGGCGCTCGGTCGTGGCTGGAGCGACGACGAGTTGGAGGCCGAGCTGCGGCGCGCGGCGGTCCCGTACACCCGGCCGGAGTCGATCGCCGCCGAGGCCGCCGCCGTCCTGGCCGGCAACGGGATCGTCGCCTGGTACCAGGGGCGCAGCGAATACGGGCCCCGAGCGCTCGGCCACCGGTCGCTGCTCGCGCACCCCGGCGACCGGGACACCCAGACCCGGATGAACGACGTCAAGGGCCGCGAACAGTTCCGCCCGATCGCGCCGATGGTCCGCGCGGAACGCTTCCACGACCTGTTCGACGGTGTCTACCCGAGCCCGTACATGCTGTTCGTGCATCGGGTGAAACCGGAGTGGCGGGACCGGATCCCGGCGGTCGTCCACGTCGACGGCACCGCCCGGGTGCAGACCGTCCACACCGACGGCGAACCGCTGGTGGCCGCGATGCTCGCCGAGTTCGAACGGCTCACCGGCCTGCCGGTGGTGGTGAACACATCGCTCAACACGGCCGGCCGGCCGATGGTCGACACCCCGCGCGAGGCCCTCGAACTGTTCGGCTCCGCGCCCGTCGACCTGCTGGCCATCGGCCCGTTCGTGGTCCACCGCGGCGGCACGCGGTGA
- a CDS encoding TetR/AcrR family transcriptional regulator, with protein MVRTRLTAQERHAQLVEAAVTAFAQGGYAGTTTDQVARIAGVSQPYVIRIFGSKQELFLATMRYANERVQQMWRAAAAQDPSLRGLGMAYKQLLAERDLLVVLLHGFAAAADPGLGDAVRKCYGDLFTLVRDLTGASAEEARDFFASGMLITVLGAMRVLGPDAVPTQPWMADLLGTLPYD; from the coding sequence ATGGTTCGGACCCGCCTCACCGCCCAGGAACGCCACGCGCAACTCGTGGAGGCGGCTGTCACCGCCTTCGCGCAGGGCGGTTATGCAGGCACGACGACCGACCAGGTGGCCCGGATCGCCGGGGTGTCACAGCCGTATGTGATCCGCATCTTCGGTTCGAAGCAGGAGCTGTTCCTGGCCACCATGCGCTATGCCAACGAGCGCGTGCAGCAGATGTGGCGCGCCGCCGCCGCGCAGGATCCGAGCCTGCGCGGGCTGGGCATGGCCTACAAGCAGCTGCTCGCCGAGCGTGACCTGCTGGTGGTGCTGCTGCACGGTTTCGCCGCGGCGGCCGACCCGGGCCTGGGCGACGCCGTCCGCAAGTGTTACGGCGACCTGTTCACCCTGGTCCGCGACCTGACCGGCGCCTCAGCCGAGGAGGCCCGCGACTTCTTCGCCTCCGGGATGCTGATCACGGTGCTCGGTGCGATGCGGGTGCTCGGCCCCGACGCCGTGCCCACCCAGCCCTGGATGGCCGACCTGCTCGGCACCCTGCCCTACGACTAG
- a CDS encoding phage holin family protein, with the protein MTTPYRNESADRVEQTSIGEIIGNISDDLSQLFRQEVELAKAEIRQEATKAGKAAGMLGGAGFAGYLAVVLLSFAVVFGLSNVMDPGWAALIVAIVWGAIGAVLFVNGRKKLKTVDPVPRRTAETLKEDARWLKNPTS; encoded by the coding sequence ATGACCACGCCGTACCGTAACGAGTCCGCCGACCGCGTCGAGCAGACCTCGATCGGCGAGATCATCGGCAACATCAGCGACGACCTCTCCCAGTTGTTCCGGCAGGAGGTCGAGCTGGCCAAGGCCGAGATCCGGCAGGAGGCGACCAAGGCCGGCAAGGCGGCCGGGATGCTCGGCGGCGCCGGATTCGCCGGCTATCTGGCCGTGGTGCTGCTCAGCTTCGCGGTCGTGTTCGGCCTCTCCAACGTGATGGACCCCGGCTGGGCGGCCCTGATCGTCGCGATCGTCTGGGGCGCGATCGGCGCAGTCCTGTTCGTGAACGGCCGCAAGAAGTTGAAGACCGTCGACCCGGTGCCGCGCCGCACCGCCGAAACCCTGAAGGAGGACGCCCGATGGCTGAAGAACCCGACCAGCTGA
- a CDS encoding aldehyde dehydrogenase family protein, which yields MYEAAQLIDGRWASGTAGRTLTVIDPRDDSPVTRLPVASDEEVATAVDAARRAAPGWARTAPAARAAALHAAANTIEAATAELAEIMAAEMGKPVDGAAESIGAGIGTLRQYAELGPTHRGRTLAGDDSAIDLMAYRPRGAVAVITPWNDPVAVSCGLLGAALVTGNTVVHKPSERTPATGRRLAELIAPHLPDGVLNLLQGDGPVGAALAGSEVDVVAHVGSTATGRAIAAACARTGAKALLENGGSDPLIVDADVDPVWAAGQAALGAFANSGQICVAVERVYVHESLAGPFVDALAVQAETWGKQIGPLVDRRLREAVHGQVRDAVRAGANPVCGGSVPSGAGAYYPPTVLSGCTDDMTVMREETFGPVAPIAVVRSFEEALARAADSPYGLAATVLTGSMSHAQRAWRELPVGTVKINAVFGGAPGGAAHPRRGSGQGFGYGPELLDELTVTTAVHLEAPPSGW from the coding sequence ATGTACGAGGCCGCTCAGCTCATCGACGGACGGTGGGCCTCCGGCACCGCCGGACGCACCCTGACCGTTATCGACCCCCGCGACGACAGCCCGGTCACCCGGCTTCCGGTCGCCTCCGATGAGGAGGTGGCCACCGCCGTCGACGCCGCCCGCCGGGCCGCACCCGGATGGGCCCGGACCGCCCCGGCCGCCCGCGCCGCCGCCCTGCACGCCGCCGCGAACACGATCGAGGCGGCCACCGCGGAACTCGCCGAGATCATGGCGGCCGAGATGGGCAAACCCGTCGACGGCGCGGCCGAGTCGATCGGTGCCGGCATCGGAACCCTGCGCCAGTACGCGGAACTCGGCCCCACTCACCGCGGGCGCACCCTGGCCGGCGACGACTCGGCGATCGACCTGATGGCGTACCGGCCGCGTGGTGCGGTCGCGGTGATCACCCCGTGGAACGATCCGGTCGCGGTGTCCTGCGGGCTGCTCGGGGCGGCCCTGGTCACCGGCAACACCGTCGTGCACAAGCCGAGCGAGCGCACCCCGGCCACCGGCCGCCGCCTCGCCGAACTGATCGCACCGCACCTGCCGGACGGGGTGCTCAACCTGCTGCAGGGCGACGGGCCGGTCGGCGCCGCGCTGGCCGGCTCCGAGGTGGACGTGGTCGCGCACGTCGGCTCGACCGCCACCGGCCGGGCGATCGCCGCCGCCTGCGCGCGGACCGGGGCGAAGGCACTGCTGGAGAACGGCGGTAGTGACCCGCTGATCGTCGACGCCGACGTCGATCCGGTGTGGGCGGCCGGACAGGCGGCACTCGGCGCGTTCGCCAACTCGGGACAGATCTGTGTCGCCGTCGAGCGCGTCTACGTGCACGAGTCCCTGGCCGGACCGTTCGTCGACGCCCTCGCGGTGCAGGCCGAGACCTGGGGCAAGCAGATCGGGCCGCTCGTCGACCGGCGGCTGCGGGAGGCGGTGCACGGTCAGGTGCGTGACGCGGTACGGGCCGGGGCGAACCCGGTCTGCGGTGGGTCGGTGCCGTCCGGGGCGGGCGCGTACTACCCGCCGACCGTGCTGTCCGGCTGCACCGACGACATGACGGTGATGCGGGAGGAGACGTTCGGGCCGGTCGCGCCGATCGCCGTGGTGCGGTCCTTCGAGGAGGCGCTGGCCCGGGCGGCCGATTCGCCGTACGGTCTGGCGGCCACGGTCCTGACCGGATCGATGAGCCACGCCCAGCGCGCGTGGCGGGAACTGCCGGTCGGCACCGTCAAGATCAATGCGGTGTTCGGCGGAGCGCCCGGTGGCGCGGCCCATCCGCGGCGCGGCAGTGGCCAGGGCTTCGGGTACGGGCCCGAACTCCTCGACGAACTGACCGTCACCACCGCCGTTCACCTGGAGGCCCCACCTTCCGGCTGGTAG
- a CDS encoding nitroreductase family deazaflavin-dependent oxidoreductase has product MRYLAPKRSANIFNDFAKWLTAHGISLMGSRVVAIRGRKSGEIRTTVVNLFDSDGERYLLSPRGHTQWVRNLRAAGEGELRLGRRSERFTPVEIADADKPELIRLYLRKWAWETGAFFDGLKADSPEVDIAAAAPGFPVFRIVTR; this is encoded by the coding sequence ATGCGATACCTGGCCCCGAAGCGCAGCGCGAACATCTTCAACGACTTCGCCAAGTGGCTCACCGCTCACGGCATCAGCCTGATGGGCAGCCGGGTCGTCGCGATCCGCGGCCGGAAGTCCGGCGAGATCCGCACCACGGTCGTCAACCTGTTCGACTCCGACGGCGAGCGTTATCTACTCTCCCCGCGCGGCCACACCCAGTGGGTCCGCAACCTACGGGCCGCCGGCGAGGGTGAGCTGCGCCTCGGCCGCCGCTCCGAGCGGTTCACCCCGGTCGAGATCGCCGACGCCGACAAGCCCGAGCTGATCCGCCTCTACCTGCGCAAATGGGCGTGGGAGACGGGCGCTTTCTTCGACGGTCTGAAGGCCGACTCCCCCGAGGTGGACATCGCGGCGGCCGCGCCCGGCTTCCCGGTCTTCCGCATCGTCACCCGCTAG
- a CDS encoding TIGR03557 family F420-dependent LLM class oxidoreductase, translated as MRIGYKLAAEGFGPKELVRQAVRAEEAGFDFVEISDHYHPWLDVQGHSPFAWNVLSAIAARTDRIGLATGVTCPTVRYHPAIIAQAAATLAILSDGRFTLGVGSGERLNEHVVGQGFGSVRERHERLREALDIINLLWSGGYQSYQGRYLQLEDARVFDLPETLPVIAVAAGGTAAAELAATHGGGLFATEPRADLVTTFTGHGGRGPKYAEMPVAWAPTEAEAITEAHRTTRWAVTGWKVMAELPNPVNFEAASATVTEDDVRGLLTAGPDPEPYAARFNDYTDAGFDHIVLMNTGPDPDGFFDFFAKELRTRLTR; from the coding sequence ATGAGAATCGGATACAAGCTCGCGGCCGAGGGGTTCGGGCCGAAGGAACTCGTCCGGCAGGCCGTCCGTGCCGAGGAGGCCGGGTTCGACTTCGTCGAGATCAGCGACCACTACCATCCGTGGCTCGACGTGCAGGGACACTCGCCGTTCGCGTGGAACGTGCTCAGCGCCATCGCCGCGCGGACCGACCGGATCGGGCTGGCCACCGGCGTCACCTGCCCCACCGTCCGATACCACCCGGCGATCATCGCGCAGGCCGCGGCGACGCTCGCGATCCTGTCCGACGGGCGGTTCACGCTCGGTGTCGGGTCGGGGGAGCGGCTCAACGAACACGTGGTCGGGCAGGGGTTCGGCAGCGTCCGGGAACGGCACGAACGCCTTCGCGAGGCGCTCGACATCATCAACCTGCTCTGGTCCGGCGGCTACCAGTCGTACCAGGGGAGGTATCTGCAGTTGGAGGACGCCCGCGTCTTCGACCTGCCGGAGACACTCCCGGTGATCGCCGTCGCGGCGGGCGGTACGGCAGCCGCCGAACTCGCCGCCACCCACGGCGGTGGGCTGTTCGCCACCGAACCGCGCGCCGATCTCGTCACCACCTTCACCGGTCACGGCGGTCGGGGGCCGAAGTACGCGGAGATGCCGGTGGCCTGGGCGCCGACCGAGGCGGAGGCGATCACCGAGGCGCACCGGACCACCCGCTGGGCGGTGACCGGCTGGAAGGTGATGGCCGAACTGCCCAACCCGGTCAACTTCGAGGCCGCGTCGGCGACGGTGACCGAGGACGACGTCCGTGGTCTGCTGACCGCCGGCCCCGACCCGGAACCGTATGCGGCCCGGTTCAACGACTACACCGACGCCGGATTCGACCACATCGTGCTGATGAACACCGGCCCCGACCCGGACGGCTTCTTCGACTTCTTCGCCAAGGAACTACGCACGCGGCTGACCCGGTGA
- a CDS encoding DUF3618 domain-containing protein, translating into MAEEPDQLRQDIERTRASLTRDVDLLAEKTSPRQVARRRWTAVKESVMGTAEDTRHTAHEQAHRISEKASGLTDTAGEKASAAADRVKEAPHAVARQTRGNPVAAGIIAFGVGLLTASLMPVTDAERRAGQQLKDHSGDLTDKVKDVASDLKEEIGGTVQEAAGQVRETARDAAQTTKETARSDARDVRHAATP; encoded by the coding sequence ATGGCTGAAGAACCCGACCAGCTGAGGCAGGACATCGAGAGGACGAGGGCGTCGCTCACCCGCGACGTGGACCTGCTGGCCGAGAAGACGAGCCCGCGCCAGGTCGCCCGGCGACGCTGGACCGCGGTGAAGGAGAGCGTGATGGGCACTGCGGAGGACACCCGGCACACCGCGCACGAGCAGGCGCACCGGATCAGTGAGAAGGCGTCCGGCCTCACCGACACCGCGGGGGAGAAGGCGTCGGCCGCCGCCGACCGGGTGAAGGAGGCGCCGCACGCGGTCGCCCGGCAGACCCGGGGCAATCCGGTCGCGGCCGGCATCATCGCCTTCGGAGTCGGCCTGCTCACCGCCTCGCTGATGCCGGTCACCGACGCCGAACGCCGGGCCGGGCAGCAGCTCAAGGACCACAGCGGTGACCTCACCGACAAGGTCAAGGACGTGGCGAGCGATCTCAAGGAGGAGATCGGCGGCACCGTTCAGGAAGCCGCCGGCCAGGTGCGCGAGACGGCCCGTGACGCGGCGCAGACCACGAAGGAGACGGCGCGTTCGGACGCCCGGGACGTACGGCACGCGGCAACCCCCTGA